A genomic region of Micromonospora sp. NBC_01796 contains the following coding sequences:
- a CDS encoding glycosyltransferase family 87 protein, producing MPADPAASPTTTADDPGGRTARWLVVAVALAAVVPVIYLLGTPHNFFDLKIYMSAMRWWANGNPLYDYAQPDRVQGELYFTYPPFTALLMRPFAGLPLGATVTIFTIFTVLAVIVTTWWLIMSIADRRGFPRWLAAVVAIPLVFAAESTRETITFGQINMLLVVLILGDLLFAVPRNSRWAGVGVGLATALKLYPGIFIIYFLTTRRWREAAVASASAAVATLLAAAIAPGDSWRFWTHELWATGRVGRTDYTGNQSLFGLLSRITVPEKPDQLLWLALVAVVGGFGLWRASRAARGGDELSGLALTGLVGALASPISWTHHVYWFIPAVLVLADAGLAQPPGWEPTGLGRRRRRALLVLAGVVYASVVYGVVSFHDWGVKPVPTDSPIEFVLRNMYVLLAVLLLVVLPTRHLVRAAPTNSVPRSGVPVTR from the coding sequence GTGCCAGCCGATCCCGCCGCATCACCCACCACCACCGCAGACGACCCGGGTGGCCGCACCGCCCGTTGGCTCGTCGTGGCGGTGGCGCTCGCTGCCGTGGTCCCGGTCATCTACCTGCTCGGCACGCCGCACAACTTCTTCGACCTGAAGATCTACATGAGCGCCATGCGCTGGTGGGCCAATGGCAACCCGCTCTACGACTATGCCCAGCCGGACCGGGTGCAGGGCGAGCTGTACTTCACGTACCCGCCGTTCACGGCGCTGCTGATGCGGCCGTTCGCCGGTCTGCCGCTGGGCGCCACGGTCACCATCTTCACGATCTTCACCGTCCTCGCGGTGATCGTGACCACCTGGTGGCTGATCATGTCGATCGCCGATCGTCGGGGCTTCCCCCGCTGGCTGGCTGCCGTGGTGGCCATCCCGCTCGTCTTCGCCGCCGAAAGTACCCGGGAGACGATCACGTTCGGCCAGATCAACATGCTGCTCGTGGTGCTGATCCTGGGTGACCTGCTGTTCGCCGTACCCCGGAACTCACGCTGGGCCGGCGTCGGCGTCGGGCTGGCGACGGCGCTCAAGCTGTATCCGGGCATTTTCATCATCTACTTCCTGACCACCCGGCGGTGGCGCGAGGCCGCGGTGGCGAGCGCGAGCGCGGCGGTGGCGACGCTGCTCGCGGCGGCGATCGCGCCCGGCGACTCCTGGCGCTTCTGGACCCACGAGCTGTGGGCGACCGGGCGGGTCGGCCGCACCGACTACACCGGAAACCAGTCCCTGTTCGGCCTGTTGAGCCGGATCACGGTGCCGGAGAAGCCCGATCAGTTGCTCTGGCTGGCGCTGGTCGCGGTGGTGGGTGGGTTCGGCCTCTGGCGGGCCAGCCGGGCCGCCAGAGGCGGGGACGAGCTCAGCGGGCTGGCCCTGACCGGCCTGGTCGGCGCGCTGGCCAGCCCGATCAGTTGGACCCACCACGTGTACTGGTTCATCCCGGCCGTCCTGGTGCTGGCCGACGCGGGTCTGGCGCAGCCGCCCGGTTGGGAGCCGACCGGGCTGGGTCGACGCCGAAGGCGGGCCCTGCTGGTGCTGGCCGGGGTGGTCTACGCCAGCGTCGTCTACGGGGTGGTCTCGTTCCACGACTGGGGTGTCAAGCCCGTACCGACCGACTCACCGATCGAGTTCGTGCTGCGCAACATGTACGTGCTGCTGGCCGTGCTGCTGCTCGTCGTGCTGCCCACCCGGCATCTGGTCCGGGCGGCTCCCACCAACAGCGTTCCCCGCAGCGGTGTCCCGGTGACGCGCTGA